In one window of Frigoriglobus tundricola DNA:
- a CDS encoding DUF1559 domain-containing protein — protein sequence MRSARNTSAPKSPRGFTLIELLVVIAIIAILIGLLLPAVQKVREAAARMKCQNNLKQIGLALHNYENVNGYFPPGYTDGNTSTTSTPDNDVGPGWGWAAYVLPYLEQGNVYNQINLNQPVGTGVNAQVSQLQLSVFLCPSDPYQQSYSIYDSSFSSPIATVASSNYVGCNGWEECFNGASGNPQAGAGADGGSGVYGSGGAGVFYRNSHTRIASVTDGMSNTIFVGERSSNHAPSTWTGAVPGGRCPAWMATQPATAPNTPPSQAPTGSNGSAYDNADYGEALVLAHCNATHLPSADFPIFDPDTFYSYHTGKGANFLFGDGSVRFLTSGINPTTYQALATVGGGEVLGDF from the coding sequence GTGCGATCGGCTCGCAATACGTCTGCCCCGAAGAGCCCGCGGGGCTTCACGCTGATCGAGTTGCTGGTGGTGATCGCGATCATCGCGATCCTCATCGGCCTCCTGCTCCCTGCCGTCCAAAAGGTGCGCGAGGCCGCCGCGCGCATGAAGTGTCAGAACAACCTCAAACAGATCGGCCTGGCGCTCCACAATTACGAGAACGTGAACGGGTACTTCCCGCCGGGCTACACCGACGGCAACACCAGCACGACAAGCACCCCGGACAACGACGTGGGGCCGGGTTGGGGGTGGGCGGCCTATGTGTTGCCCTACCTCGAACAGGGCAACGTCTACAACCAGATCAACCTGAACCAGCCGGTAGGGACCGGCGTCAACGCGCAGGTCTCCCAGCTCCAACTGTCGGTCTTCCTGTGCCCCTCGGACCCGTACCAGCAGAGCTATTCCATCTACGACAGCAGTTTCAGCAGCCCCATCGCCACGGTGGCGAGCAGCAATTATGTCGGCTGCAACGGCTGGGAGGAGTGCTTCAACGGCGCCAGCGGGAACCCGCAGGCCGGCGCCGGGGCGGACGGGGGGAGCGGCGTGTATGGCTCGGGCGGGGCCGGCGTGTTCTACCGCAACAGCCACACGCGGATAGCGAGTGTGACCGACGGGATGAGCAACACCATCTTCGTCGGCGAGCGCTCCAGCAACCACGCGCCGAGCACCTGGACCGGGGCCGTTCCGGGGGGCCGGTGCCCCGCCTGGATGGCGACGCAGCCCGCCACCGCTCCGAACACGCCCCCGTCCCAGGCGCCCACCGGTTCCAACGGGTCCGCCTACGACAACGCGGATTACGGCGAGGCCCTGGTCCTCGCCCACTGCAACGCCACGCACCTGCCGAGCGCCGACTTCCCGATCTTCGACCCCGACACGTTCTACAGCTACCACACGGGCAAGGGGGCGAACTTCCTGTTCGGGGACGGCTCGGTGCGGTTCCTGACCAGCGGCATCAACCCGACCACCTACCAGGCGCTCGCCACCGTCGGCGGCGGCGAAGTGCTCGGCGATTTCTGA
- a CDS encoding HEAT repeat domain-containing protein, with protein MTGKRKWMTRAAGLLVALTAGAGTWVALNATELRARYAAGELAAAATDEERAKWAESLIAYGDPGMRHLAACVQNGSDQTRAAAVAAMGQYLDALPDGDPRAVRFSGAVLDALPPTSETGTCAVMRLVPLVLKRTGSTYAMRCRGVAVEGLRVASPETRLAAVRLAMHPDIKLRAEVKPLLSAPEPEVRSVALFAVASATDGETLVTDEDLFRWLHDADASVRKVCRDALVTRGRSEAEIALGQRLTHTDPAERLKLLLDLRYDEEVADPEPWLERLSRDPEPAVRAGATRVAVELATAHKLVCPAWVARVADADPHPTVRFVAAYYRSQPIGTPGGPIRPVGGP; from the coding sequence GTGACAGGCAAGCGAAAGTGGATGACGCGCGCGGCCGGGCTTCTGGTCGCCCTCACCGCGGGCGCGGGCACATGGGTCGCGCTGAACGCCACCGAACTCCGGGCGCGGTACGCGGCGGGCGAGTTGGCGGCCGCGGCCACCGATGAAGAGCGCGCGAAGTGGGCCGAATCGCTCATTGCATACGGCGACCCGGGAATGCGTCACCTCGCCGCGTGCGTTCAAAACGGCAGCGACCAAACTCGCGCCGCGGCGGTCGCCGCGATGGGCCAGTACCTCGACGCGCTCCCCGACGGCGACCCGCGCGCCGTGCGCTTCTCCGGCGCGGTCCTCGACGCCCTTCCGCCCACCAGCGAGACCGGAACGTGTGCCGTTATGCGGCTCGTCCCGCTCGTGCTCAAGCGAACCGGCAGCACCTACGCGATGCGGTGCCGCGGCGTTGCGGTCGAGGGGCTGAGGGTGGCGAGCCCCGAGACGCGACTCGCGGCCGTCCGGCTCGCCATGCACCCCGACATCAAATTGCGCGCCGAGGTGAAGCCGCTCCTGTCGGCGCCGGAACCAGAGGTGCGATCCGTGGCGCTGTTCGCGGTCGCTTCGGCCACGGACGGCGAGACGCTCGTCACGGACGAGGACCTGTTCCGCTGGCTGCACGACGCGGACGCGAGCGTTCGCAAGGTGTGCCGCGACGCGCTCGTCACGCGCGGGCGTTCCGAGGCGGAAATCGCGCTCGGCCAGCGGCTGACGCATACCGACCCGGCCGAGCGGCTGAAGCTACTCCTCGACTTGCGGTACGACGAGGAGGTGGCCGACCCGGAACCGTGGCTCGAACGGCTCAGCCGCGATCCGGAACCGGCGGTGCGGGCCGGTGCGACCCGCGTTGCGGTCGAACTGGCGACCGCTCACAAGTTGGTGTGCCCGGCGTGGGTCGCACGCGTTGCCGACGCCGACCCTCACCCGACCGTGCGGTTTGTGGCCGCGTACTATCGGAGTCAACCCATCGGCACGCCGGGCGGCCCGATCCGGCCCGTCGGTGGCCCCTGA
- the csrA gene encoding carbon storage regulator CsrA, producing MLVLSRKKNESIVINNDIVITVVEIRGDKVRLGIEAPKDVPVHRQEVYEAIHGVKAPAQPAPVAATKTEAEHRD from the coding sequence ATGCTCGTGCTGTCCAGGAAAAAAAACGAGTCGATTGTCATCAACAACGACATCGTCATTACCGTGGTGGAGATCCGCGGTGACAAGGTGCGGCTCGGTATCGAGGCCCCCAAGGACGTGCCCGTTCACCGCCAAGAGGTGTACGAGGCGATTCACGGCGTGAAGGCTCCGGCCCAGCCGGCCCCCGTGGCCGCGACCAAGACCGAAGCCGAACACCGCGACTGA
- a CDS encoding 3-keto-disaccharide hydrolase encodes MRLSRLCTATSVLALAALTAPPVARADDTEAFLRPENWEGRADLWKIDAKGRTVVGETKEDPKYNTFFCSKKKYGDFELTCKIQLRDGVGNSGIQIRSVLKDEKKFVVNGPQVDVGAGYFGALYGEGVGGYLLKPKKDVAKLKEFNDYHVVAKGTHVTVKLNGEVTVDAEFPDNGGKNPAPAEGIIAFQIHAGYPKMHVEFKDIKFTDLSKK; translated from the coding sequence ATGCGTCTCTCGCGCCTCTGCACCGCGACATCCGTTCTGGCGCTGGCCGCGCTGACCGCGCCGCCGGTGGCCCGGGCCGACGACACCGAAGCCTTCCTCAGGCCCGAAAACTGGGAGGGCCGCGCCGACCTGTGGAAGATCGACGCGAAGGGCCGGACCGTCGTCGGCGAGACCAAAGAGGACCCGAAGTACAACACCTTCTTCTGCTCGAAAAAGAAGTACGGCGACTTCGAACTGACGTGCAAGATCCAACTCCGCGACGGCGTCGGCAACAGCGGCATCCAGATCCGCAGCGTCCTCAAGGACGAGAAAAAGTTCGTCGTCAACGGCCCGCAAGTGGACGTCGGCGCGGGCTACTTCGGTGCGCTCTACGGTGAGGGCGTGGGCGGCTACCTGCTCAAGCCCAAGAAGGACGTGGCCAAGCTGAAAGAGTTCAACGACTACCACGTGGTAGCGAAGGGGACCCACGTCACCGTCAAGCTGAACGGCGAGGTGACGGTGGACGCGGAGTTCCCGGACAACGGGGGCAAGAACCCGGCACCCGCCGAAGGGATCATCGCGTTCCAGATCCACGCCGGCTATCCGAAAATGCACGTCGAGTTCAAGGACATCAAGTTCACGGACCTGAGCAAGAAGTGA